A single genomic interval of Carassius auratus strain Wakin chromosome 30, ASM336829v1, whole genome shotgun sequence harbors:
- the LOC113048879 gene encoding retinol dehydrogenase 11-like, with protein MYLFYIIFSALLCFLILKWLKRRRYCMDVKRLDGKTVLITGGNTGIGKETAVLLALRGARVIIACRDEEKARKAVREIKARSHNMNVLYMEVDLANMRSIREFSKIFLQKEKQLDILINNAGMPSVLDWTDDDFSMCFGVNHLGHFLLTNLLLPRLKESSPSRVINLTCSSYKYQKLDFQDLNYNLFPFFTYCRSKLANIYFTHELARMLEGKGVTAYAVHPGYVQSNWICHYSVLFRILVQVVMFMFFVSCEAGAQTVVYCAVSDKVLEHNGGYFTDCQPAQLRAFARDSGVAKKLWEASERLVKLA; from the exons ATGTACctgttttacattatattttccgcacttttgtgctttttgatattgaaatggctgaaaaggAGAAGGTATTGCATGGATGTGAAGAGGTTAGATGGAAAAACGGTGCTTATAACTG GTGGGAACACTGGGATCGGGAAGGAGACGGCTGTGTTGCTGGCTTTGCGAGGAGCTCGTGTGATCATCGCCTGCAGGGATGAGGAGAAAGCCAGGAAAGCCGTTCGAGAGATCAAAGCCAGGAGCCACAATATGAATGTGCTGTACATGGAGGTGGACCTGGCCAACATGAGGTCTATAAGAGAGTTCAGCAAAATCTTCTTACAAAAGGAGAAGCAGCTGGATATTCTGATCAATAATGCAG GCATGCCCAGCGTCCTCGACTGGACAGATGATGATTTCTCCATGTGCTTTGGTGTGAACCACCTTGGCCACTTCTTACTGACCAACCTCCTTCTCCCACGGCTGAAAGAGAGTTCACCGAGCAGAGTGATCAATCTCACCTGCTCCAGCTACAAGTACCAGAAGCTGGACTTCCAAGATCTCAACTACAACCTGTTTCCATTCTTCACCTACTGCCGCAGCAAGCTGGCCAACATTTACTTCACACATGAGCTCGCTCGCATGCTGGAGGGGAAAGGAGTGACCGCGTACGCCGTTCACCCTG GTTACGTTCAGAGTAACTGGATCTGTCATTACTCGGTTTTGTTCCGGATCCTTGTGCAGGTGGtgatgttcatgttttttgtttcgTGTGAGGCTGGGGCGCAGACAGTGGTCTACTGCGCCGTATCAGACAAGGTGCTCGAGCACAATGGAGGATATTTCACTGACTGCCAGCCGGCTCAGCTTAGAGCATTCGCTAGAGATTCTGGAGTAGCAAAAAAACTCTGGGAGGCCAGCGAGAGACTAGTTAAACTGGCCTGA
- the LOC113049921 gene encoding thyroid adenoma-associated protein homolog, giving the protein MTILNFSSGQADAVLKSVASEDQISCDVKDTLRKFLQKLTENARSAGKRSRERSLDEASQVLQKIPKEALGSLKPAALHQFVRLVLALQLEAVTSSSTCRKLDQMLQVLAETNYSIVFEEVKQYLLNLLHQKQVFSLKDLQIVCMFLEDSTSGREVLKAECRTLLNKVAELIPAVLSDEATRNGPLCYQTVKVCLQVFQLLPGQVTLMVYRKESANMSLRDILEFLMSVILGEVSSRDTRLLAGTAVAMLLTTATDSQCAASAAWSLLQITNTERWRLTVGELQVDCRPRHQDGVDRLAVCRGLLTCCRKDILVSHHSKQGTCLLLNGLFPFISALCEEKLDCHYHVFQVFTIWLKKLRECLSEVWEVTGAPLDSDLQQHLTQIIWSNAESPLGGVAEVACSAFCLFMEIYDKDCLHFEKTDKRLYVELLNRISELPWESKAKYLPLTAILPYAGTDKVLELYPALPSHILKCLSTNHLSPYASEVYKSLLQEQKHELIINASQEAPPTEQDSANQWARRWQPVVLEALTSELTLLQYNASSHLLPSTLRIFPGAVNNLLSALDPAVPGHLHAWACVMSAHRATSGRSPWSVDSPHALKTLHIALSSLDDSIRLAALNLLCCSPKTKEAPSQVEYCALRDFLPLNLNSDSSPFRQHLQAALRKFLVRIRDSCMASIKGHNGKKGLTEKEEAELKQGVEFVDWLFQLSLVYLTPDSSYQRKKTVLLLLSAVLETCTDTWSPDRKKGQPPANMSTLINWAKERGKWDFFSKSKMLVLIGCLEDSTNEIRELSAELLLRFFPSSLPEDVTAVLLRRTERLLHSPRVQEAQMGALMIKLLLHKVDGAFEHGEKQSVKLIMFLLTKLEHHYLTARNDMLLAARTAPIHGVVSALQKGLLEVPGVLVETVTHSVAGDIVSLVEKLTLLLLGVLYGDQDTQEKDVPPSFCDMGNAISSLIGLDEDGEENVLLSEEHSLVLTCCWVSLKEIGIFLGSLVERILSLHCKELTLSVEELRKASKVFKDIILKCRHWGAVEGCCIGFTKFCRALLSSSDPEIREIPPLILKQGLSVLQSPRSTSVTRRAAGLPMLILGVLAAEDSSKTRPLLAQTINTLQDTAKAPLPQDWDQTLDLPQVCAVHTLQALVKGSSLGVAVLQYTPVVAILSLTLLSSPCWAMRNAALQLYSSLCTRMLGQQPSGEEGSAHSGMSSPSFFNLYPALQPFLQGALESAATDLHDATLLLHPSLYPVLTLLAKLQPGAEEQTRALREFLPPLFLLAASPVYGVRVMSSRALVAMIPPSEYLATVLQSVEKLPASPDVVCCHNRLHGQLLQIGAILARALKTSISRSSLSEVVSEFESRLWMASVRQRCPLVRLSYVDIVSLIRGHCSSAFLTQLSSQLLQDIHRTPNILEVGSASFHQSAVNFLCGDPEWACQVWQHLANGSAVVRLSLVKSATEGRGWRGTVLQRVMEEALQANLKNALLDQNVEYRGAFLSALVEVMTPEEDSLALPRPCPSGFGETWLQECVEVLFADLESDRGGPELISTALCAVSLLLCHSVDSSLLQRWCKLLEKHRCPEAPEALRAACAQALCLCGVHVVTRSLTEDLMLKELSTRLISTGIYLLQDESPQVRAKAAVFASLLRCSVRRPEEPQKCFYMQANLALHSLLDLLLEEFWDASCALEALVCHLPDCDLNAALKEAKETQCRSLYERDEANVFAEPSVISECLLPYLLNLVKHYPKSSTLAKNLESWAQNSAAIVKENLTICMQLQLGDILNPDSLSFLIEPRFHGALSGLFTRAIVLLQLCKECDSLRPLLDPLSSSKNLQDIHRQFVLNGLFLPQVFIDAVNTD; this is encoded by the exons ATGACGATTTTAAATTTTTCCTCGGGACAAGCTGATGCTGTTCTGAAATCTGTCGCTTCAGAAGATCAAATCTCATGTGATGTCAAAGACACGCTCAGGAAGTTCTTGCAGAAGCTGACAGAAAATGCCAG GAGTGCAGGCAAACGGAGCAGGGAGCGCTCACTGGATGAGGCTTCACAGGTCCTGCAGAAGATCCCAAAAGAAGCACTTGGTTCCTTAAAGCCTGCTGCTCTTCATCAGTTTGTTCGGCTTGTTTTGGCCTTACAGTTAGAGGCAGTGACTTCTTCATCCACTTGCCGCAAATTAGACCAA ATGCTGCAGGTCTTAGCTGAAACAAACTACTCCATagtctttgaggaagttaaacaATATCTGCTGAACCTTTTGCACCAAAAACAG gtgttttcattGAAAGATCTTCAGATAG TCTGTATGTTCTTGGAGGACAGCACTTCGGGACGAGAGGTTCTCAAAGCAGAATGTAGGACTCTGCTTAATAAAGTCGCCGAGCTGATTCCTGCTGTTTTGTCAGATGAAGCAACCAGAAATGGGCCACTGTGCTATCAGACTGTCAAG GTCTGTTTGCAGGTGTTTCAGCTGCTGCCTGGTCAGGTGACCCTGATGGTCTACAGAAAGGAAAGTGCAAATATGAGTTTGAGAGATATTTTGGAGTTCCTGATGAGCGTTATCTTGGGAGAG GTTTCCAGCAGAGATACACGGTTGTTGGCTGGCACTGCGGTTGCAATGCTGCTCACCACAGCGACAGACAGTCAGTGTGCAGCATCAGCTGCCTGGAGTCTGCTGCAAATCACCAACACAG AACGCTGGAGACTGACGGTAGGTGAGCTCCAGGTGGACTGTCGTCCGAGACATCAGGACGGAGTGGACAGACTGGCTGTATGCAGGGGGTTGTTAacttgctgcagaaaggacatTCTTGTCAGTCACCACAGCAAACAAGGG ACTTGTCTTCTCCTGAATGGGTTGTTCCCTTTCATCTCAGCTCTCTGTGAAGAAAAGCTGGACTGTCATTACCATGTTTTTCAAG TGTTTACTATTTGGCTGAAGAAGCTGAGAGAGTGCCTCAGTGAGGTTTGGGAAGTTACTGGTGCTCCTTTAGATTCAGACCTCCAGCAGCACCTCACACAAATCATCTGGAGCAATGCAGAGAGCCCG TTGGGTGGTGTTGCAGAGGTGGCATGCAGTGCTTTCTGTCTGTTTATGGAGATCTATGACAAGGATTGTCTGCACTTTGAGAAGACCGATAAAAGACTTTATGTGGAATTATTGAACAGAATATCAGAACTGCCTTGGGAATCCAAAGCAAAGTATTTACCGCTTACTGCAATTCTGCCATATGCAGGAACAGACAAG GTTTTGGAACTGTATCCAGCTCTTCCTTCTCACATCCTAAAGTGCCTCTCCACCAATCATCTTTCCCCATACGCCTCAGAAGTCTACAAATCCCTGCTTCAGGAACAGAAACACGAGCTTATTATAAATGCATCCCAAGAAGCTCCACCCACTGAACAAGACTCAGCCAATCAATGGGCTCGACGGTGGCAACCAGTCGTTCTGGAGGCTTTGACTTCAGAATTAACTCTTCTTCAGTATAACGCCTCCAGCCATCTTCTGCCCTCAACACTACGAATATTTCCAGGTGCTGTTAACAATCTGTTGTCAGCTCTGGACCCCGCGGTTCCCGGACACCTTCACGCATGGGCCTGTGTCATGAGCGCCCACCGGGCCACAAGTGGACGTTCCCCTTGGAGCGTGGACAGCCCCCATGCTCTTAAGACTCTCCATATTGCCCTCTCCTCTTTGGATGACAGCATCCGGCTTGCAGCTCTGAACCTCCTCTGCTGCAGTCCAAAGACCAAAGAAGCCCCATCACAAGTGGAGTATTGCGCTCTGAGAGACTTCCTCCCGCTCAATCTCAACAGCGACTCGTCACCTTTCCGCCAGCACCTTCAGGCAGCACTAAGAAAGttcttggtgagaataagagacagtTGCATGGCAAGCATCAAAGGCCATAATGGTAAAAAAGGGCTCACGGAGAAAGAGGAGGCGGAGCTTAAACAAGGAGTCG AGTTTGTTGACTGGCTCTTCCAGCTGTCATTGGTCTATTTGACTCCTGACAGCAGTTACCAGAGGAAGAAAACTGTTCTGCTCCTGCTGTCTGCAGTGCTGGAAACATGTACAGACACCTGGAGTCCTGACAGAAAGAAGGGACAACCGCCTG ccaATATGTCTACTCTTATAAACTGGGCTAAAGAGAGAGGAAAGTGGGATTTCTTCTCAAAGTCAAAGATgcttgttctgattggctgtttggaGGATTCAACCAATGAG ATCCGAGAACTGTCTGCAGAGCTACTTCTCCGATTTTTCCCCTCGTCTCTCCCGGAAGATGTCACAGCTGTGCTGTTGAGGAGGACAGAACGGCTGCTTCACAGCCCACGGGTTCAGGAAGCCCAGATGGGAGCACTGATGATCAAACTTCTCCTGCACAA GGTGGATGGGGCATTTGAACATGGGGAGAAACAGTCAGTTAAATTGATCATGTTTCTCCTCACCAAACTGGAGCACCATTATCTCACTGCCAGGAATGACATGCTGCTTGCAGCTCGTACAGCGCCGATTCATG GTGTTGTAAGTGCTCTGCAGAAGGGCTTGCTGGAGGTGCCAGGGGTCCTAGTGGAGACCGTAACCCACAGTGTTGCAGGAGACATTGTGTCTTTGGTAGAAAAGCTCACTCTACTACTGTTAGGTGTGCTGTATGGGGACCAGGACACACAGGAGAAAG ATGTGCCGCCATCATTCTGTGACATGGGGAATGCAATCAGTTCTCTGATTGGACTTGATGAGGATGGAGAGGAGAATGTGCTGCTCTCTGAGGAACATAGTCTAGTGCTGACATGCTGCTGGGTTTCTTTGAAG GAAATAGGTATTTTTCTGGGCTCTCTGGTGGAGAGAATCCTGTCGCTGCACTGTAAAGAACTGACTTTGAGTGTGGAAGAACTCAGGAAGGcttccaaagtatttaaagacaTCATTCTGAAATGTAGACACTGG GGGGCAGTAGAGGGCTGCTGTATTGGCTTTACTAAGTTCTGCAGGGCTCTACTGAGCAGCTCGGATCCGGAGATCAGAGAGATCCCACCTCTCATATTAAAACag GGCCTTTCTGTTCTCCAGTCGCCCCGTAGTACTTCAGTTACGAGGCGTGCTGCCGGTCTGCCCATGCTGATTTTGGGTGTCTTAGCTGCTGAGGACTCTAGCAAGACTCGCCCACTTTTGGCACAAACCATTAACACCCTACAGGACACAGCCAAAGCACCTCTTCCCCAGGACTGGGACCAAACTCTCGATTTACCACAG GTGTGTGCCGTTCACACCCTTCAAGCTCTGGTGAAGGGCTCCAGTCTGGGTGTAGCTGTTCTCCAGTACACCCCTGTGGTGGCCATTCTGTCTCTCACACTCCTCAGCTCACCGTGCTGGGCTATGAGGAACGCAGCCCTGCAGCTCTACA GTTCTCTGTGCACAAGAATGTTGGGTCAGCAGCCTAGCGGTGAAGAGGGCTCTGCTCATTCCGGGATGTCTTCTCCTTCCTTCTTTAACCTCTACCCAGCCCTACAGCCCTTCCTCCAGGGGGCGCTGGAAAGCGCAGCTACAGACCTTCATGATGCCACCCTTCTCCTGCACCCTTCCCTCTACCCTGTCCTCACCCTGCTCGCCAAACTGCAGCCTGGTGCTGAGGAACAGACACG GGCTCTGCGGGAGTTCCTGCCTCCGCTCTTCCTCCTCGCTGCCAGCCCAGTCTATGGCGTACGAGTGATGTCATCAAGAGCCCTAGTTGCTATGATACCACCGAGTGAATATCTGGCAACTGTCCTGCAATCGGTGGAGAAGCTGCCGGCGTCACCGGACGTTGTGTGCTGTCACAACAGACTGCATGGCCAACTCCTACAGATAGGAGCCATACTGGCACGGGCACTCAAAACTAGCAT CAGTCGGTCGTCTCTCAGTGAGGTTGTGAGTGAGTTTGAGTCCAGACTGTGGATGGCATCTGTGAGGCAGCGGTGTCCGCTGGTGCGGCTGTCGTATGTGGATATAGTGAGTCTGATAAGAGGCCACTGCTCCAGTGCTTTCCTCACTCAGCTCTCTTCTCAACTGCTGCAGGACATTCACAGGACTCCAAACATACTAGAG GTTGGCTCTGCTTCTTTCCACCAAAGTGCAGTGAACTTCCTGTGTGGGGATCCTGAGTGGGCGTGTCAGGTGTGGCAACATCTGGCCAATGGCAGTGCAGTAGTACGTCTCTCATTGGTCAAGTCTGCAACAGAGGGGCGTGGCTGGAGAGGAACTGTCCTACAGCGGGTTATGGAGGAAGCGCTGCAG GCCAACCTGAAGAACGCGCTGTTAGACCAGAACGTGGAGTACAGAGGAGCATTCTTGAGCGCATTAGTTGAGGTTATGACCCCTGAGGAAGACAGTCTTGCTCTGCCCCGTCCCTGTCCTTCAGGGTTTGGGGAGACATGGCTGCAGGAGTGTGTGGAGGTTCTGTTCGCTGATCTGGAGTCAGATAGAGGAGGACCCGAGCTGATCTCCACGGCTCTGTGTGCAGTCAGCCTGCTCCTTTGTCACAG TGTGGACTCGTCTCTGCTCCAGCGCTGGTGTAAGTTATTAGAGAAACACAGATGTCCTGAAGCTCCTGAGGCCCTCAGAGCAGCATGTGCACAGGCTCTGTGTCTGTGCGGCGTCCACGTAGTGACCAGGAGCCTGACAGAAGACCTCATGCTCAAAGAGCTCAGTACCAG GTTGATCAGCACAGGTATCTACCTGCTTCAGGATGAGAGTCCACAGGTCAGAGCCAAGGCAGCTGTCTTTGCATCTCTGCTCCGCTGTTCTGTCCGACGGCCGGAAGAGCCACAGAAATGCTTCTACATGCAGGCGAACTTGGCTTTGCACTCGCTGCTCGACCTGCTCTTAGAAGAATTCTGGGACGCAAGCTGTGCTTTGGAGGCCTTAGTGTGCCACTTACCTGACTGTGATCTGAATGCTGCACTGAAGGAGGCCAAAGAGACACA ATGTCGCAGTCTGTATGAGCGAGATGAAGCAAATGTGTTTGCAGAGCCATCTGTGATCTCAGAGTGCCTATTGCCATACCTATTGAATCTGGTTAAACATTACCCAAAATCCTCCACTCTCGCCAAGAACCTGGAGAGCTGGGCCCAAAACAGTGCTGCCATTGTCAAAGAGAATCTCACAATTTGTATGCAGCTACAGTTAG GTGATATCCTGAATCCTGATTCGCTGAGTTTTCTAATTGAACCCCGTTTCCATGGCGCTCTTTCAGGCCTGTTCACTCGGGCGATTGTACTACTCCAGCTGTGCAAGGAGTGTGATTCCCTACGACCCCTACTTGACCCTTTGAGTTCATCTAAAAACCTTCAGGACATTCATAGACAGTTTGTCCTAAATGGACTCTTCCTTCCTCAGGTCTTCATTGATGCAGTGAACACAGATTAA